Part of the Kitasatospora sp. NBC_00374 genome is shown below.
GCCTCTACCTCTACGCGGCCGCCGAGACCCTCGGCATCGACCGCGCGGAGCTGACCGAGAAGCTGATCTCCGGCCGGCAGAAGTACTCCTCGATCTTCAACTACCCCACCCTGACCTTCGCCGACGTCGGCGTGATCGGGTGGCTGGTGGACGGCGCGGCGATCTGCAACCAGGTCCCGCTGTGCCGCTGCTCGTACGGGCCGTACGCCCGGGCGATGGTGCGGATCTGCAAGGAGGAGTCCTTCCACCAGCGGCAGGGCTACGAGCTGCTGATGACGCTGATGCGCGGCACCGAGGCCCAGCGCCGGATGGTGCAGGACGCGGTGGACCGCTGGTGGTGGCCGTCGCTGATGATGTTCGGCCCGCCGGACGGCGACTCGCCGAACACCGCCCAGTCGATGGCCTGGCGGATCAAGCGGCACACCAACGACGAGCTGCGCCAGCGGTTCGTCGACATGACCGTGCCGCAGGCCGAGCACCTCGGCGTCACCCTCCCCGACCCGGCGCTGAGCTGGAACGAGGGGCGCGGCAGCTGGGACTTCGGCGAGCCGGACTGGTCCGAGCTCAAGCAGGTGATCAAGGGGCAGGGCCCGTGCAACGAGCAGCGCGTCGAGCGCCGCCGGGCCGCCCACGAGGACGGCGCCTGGGTCCGCGAGGCGGCCCTGGCGTACGCGGAGAAGCGGAGAGCGGAACGTGGAGCCGATCGTGACTGAGACCAAGGCCGGCTGGCCGCTCTACGAGGTGTTCGTGCGCCCCCGGCGCGGCCTCAACCACGTGCACGTCGGATCGCTGCACGCGCCCGACGACCGGATGGCGCTGCTCAACGCCCGCGACCTCTACACCCGCCGCAACGAGGGCGTCAGCCTCTGGGTGGTCCGCTCCAGCGCGATCACCGCCTCGACCCCCGACGAGCAGGACCCGTTCTTCGCGCCCAGCGGCGACAAGGTCTACCGCCACCCGACCTTCTACGACATCCCCGAGGATGTCCCGCACATCTGACGGGGGACCGCAGAC
Proteins encoded:
- the paaA gene encoding 1,2-phenylacetyl-CoA epoxidase subunit PaaA, whose product is MTATEATGLAEPGLEAHFDEVIAAEQRIEPRDWMPDAYRATLIRQIAQHAHSEIIGMQPEGNWLTRAPSLRRKAILLAKAQDEAGHGLYLYAAAETLGIDRAELTEKLISGRQKYSSIFNYPTLTFADVGVIGWLVDGAAICNQVPLCRCSYGPYARAMVRICKEESFHQRQGYELLMTLMRGTEAQRRMVQDAVDRWWWPSLMMFGPPDGDSPNTAQSMAWRIKRHTNDELRQRFVDMTVPQAEHLGVTLPDPALSWNEGRGSWDFGEPDWSELKQVIKGQGPCNEQRVERRRAAHEDGAWVREAALAYAEKRRAERGADRD
- the paaB gene encoding 1,2-phenylacetyl-CoA epoxidase subunit PaaB encodes the protein MTETKAGWPLYEVFVRPRRGLNHVHVGSLHAPDDRMALLNARDLYTRRNEGVSLWVVRSSAITASTPDEQDPFFAPSGDKVYRHPTFYDIPEDVPHI